A region of Rhodoferax potami DNA encodes the following proteins:
- a CDS encoding acyl-CoA dehydrogenase family protein encodes MDFDYSPKTQALQKRLLQFMEDHIYPAETAYHEEIAANTAAGKRWTPLQTIEALKVKAQEAGLWNLFMPVDSAEAAGFHGAGLTNQEYAPLAEIMGRVMWSSEVFNCSAPDTGNMETIARYGSEEAKQRWLKPLMAGHIRSAFAMTEPAVASSDATNIETSITRDGDDYVINGRKWWISGAGDPRCAVYITMGKTDPTAPRHSQQSMILVPADTPGIKIIRPLNVFGYDDAPHGHMEMVFDNVRVPTSSILLGEGRGFEIAQGRLGPGRIHHCMRLIGLAERALELMCKRASSRIAFGKPVAAQTVTQERIAEARCKIDMARLLTLKAAWMMDMGGNKFAKTEIAMIKVVAPNMACEVIDWAMQAHGGGGMCDDFPLAYSYTCARTLRFADGPDEVHRNAIAKMELGKYSVASAPVEMPITRGC; translated from the coding sequence ATGGACTTTGACTACTCGCCAAAAACTCAAGCGCTGCAAAAACGTCTGCTTCAGTTCATGGAGGACCACATCTATCCTGCTGAGACCGCGTACCACGAGGAAATCGCTGCCAATACGGCAGCAGGCAAGCGATGGACGCCCTTACAAACGATAGAGGCGCTGAAGGTCAAGGCTCAAGAGGCAGGCCTTTGGAATCTTTTCATGCCGGTTGACAGCGCCGAAGCAGCCGGATTCCACGGCGCAGGACTGACCAACCAGGAATACGCACCGCTTGCTGAGATCATGGGTCGGGTGATGTGGTCCAGTGAGGTATTCAACTGCTCAGCGCCCGACACCGGCAACATGGAAACGATTGCACGCTATGGATCGGAGGAAGCCAAGCAACGGTGGCTTAAGCCGCTCATGGCAGGACACATCCGTTCCGCCTTTGCGATGACAGAACCCGCTGTTGCCTCGAGTGATGCCACCAACATTGAAACAAGCATCACGCGGGATGGGGACGATTACGTCATCAACGGCCGCAAATGGTGGATATCTGGCGCTGGTGATCCACGTTGCGCGGTCTACATCACCATGGGCAAGACTGACCCGACTGCGCCGCGCCATTCACAACAAAGCATGATTTTGGTACCGGCGGATACCCCCGGCATCAAAATCATCAGGCCATTAAACGTATTTGGCTACGACGATGCGCCACATGGGCACATGGAAATGGTTTTCGACAATGTGCGTGTGCCAACAAGCAGCATTCTCTTGGGAGAAGGCCGCGGATTCGAAATCGCACAAGGTCGCCTCGGCCCCGGCCGCATCCACCACTGCATGCGCCTCATCGGCCTTGCGGAGCGCGCCTTGGAGTTGATGTGCAAGCGGGCCAGTTCACGCATCGCATTTGGCAAACCCGTCGCTGCACAAACGGTGACGCAAGAACGCATCGCGGAAGCCCGCTGCAAGATCGATATGGCACGCTTGCTGACACTCAAAGCCGCATGGATGATGGATATGGGCGGAAACAAGTTCGCCAAAACAGAAATCGCCATGATCAAAGTGGTAGCACCCAATATGGCCTGCGAAGTCATCGATTGGGCCATGCAAGCCCATGGCGGCGGCGGCATGTGCGACGATTTTCCGTTGGCTTACTCCTATACCTGTGCGCGTACGCTGCGATTTGCCGATGGCCCCGATGAAGTCCACCGCAACGCCATCGCAAAAATGGAGCTGGGCAAGTACTCGGTTGCGAGCGCACCCGTAGAAATGCCGATCACTCGCGGCTGCTGA
- a CDS encoding HD-GYP domain-containing protein translates to MLKKITVDQLVIGMHLKEFCGSWMDHPFWRTGFVITDPKDLATIRASAIREVWIDCSKGLDVPPGESVVSEVETEEAVDAELQEEVAVHRDIAPVSAQQELARAAKICNQSRAAVLSMFEEARMGKTVDSGGAKQLVQEIADSVSRNPGALISLARLKTADDYTYMHSVAVCAMMVALAKQLGLNEEETRSAGLAGLMHDLGKAAMPMSVLNKPGKLTEAEFSIIKTHPEEGYRLLQNSGGADPVVMDVCLHHHEKMDGSGYPHGLKGDEISLFAKMGAVCDVYDAITSNRPYKAGWDPAESLRKMAEWASGHFDGKVFQAFVKSLGIYPIGSLVRLSSGRLGVVVEQTAKSLTTPCVKVFYSTKSQMRILPEVVDLSRPGTTEKIVSREEPAKWKFTDLDELWSGTPGNY, encoded by the coding sequence ATGCTAAAAAAAATTACAGTCGATCAGTTGGTCATTGGCATGCATCTGAAAGAGTTTTGCGGCTCTTGGATGGATCATCCTTTTTGGCGCACCGGGTTTGTTATTACTGACCCCAAGGACTTGGCTACGATCCGCGCGAGTGCCATCCGGGAAGTCTGGATTGACTGCAGCAAAGGATTGGATGTTCCGCCCGGAGAGTCGGTCGTCTCTGAAGTCGAGACTGAAGAAGCAGTGGATGCTGAACTCCAAGAGGAAGTCGCCGTGCACAGGGACATTGCACCGGTGTCTGCTCAACAGGAGCTAGCCCGGGCCGCGAAGATATGCAACCAGTCGCGCGCTGCTGTCCTGTCGATGTTCGAAGAAGCCCGCATGGGCAAGACGGTGGACAGTGGCGGTGCAAAGCAGCTCGTACAAGAGATTGCTGACTCGGTGTCGCGTAATCCGGGTGCCTTGATCAGCTTGGCTCGCCTTAAGACCGCCGATGACTACACCTACATGCACTCGGTGGCGGTTTGCGCGATGATGGTGGCCTTGGCTAAACAGCTCGGCTTGAATGAAGAGGAAACCCGCTCCGCAGGCCTTGCCGGCCTGATGCACGATCTCGGCAAGGCAGCCATGCCCATGAGCGTGTTGAACAAGCCGGGCAAGCTGACTGAAGCAGAGTTTTCAATCATCAAAACGCATCCCGAAGAGGGCTATCGCTTACTGCAAAACAGTGGCGGGGCCGATCCGGTGGTGATGGATGTATGTCTTCACCATCACGAAAAAATGGATGGATCTGGTTATCCGCATGGTCTCAAAGGCGATGAAATCAGCCTTTTTGCAAAAATGGGCGCCGTGTGTGATGTGTATGACGCCATCACTTCCAACCGTCCCTACAAAGCGGGGTGGGACCCTGCCGAGTCACTTCGAAAAATGGCGGAGTGGGCGAGTGGGCACTTTGACGGCAAAGTGTTTCAGGCGTTTGTGAAGAGCCTTGGTATCTATCCGATTGGCTCGCTGGTAAGGCTTAGCTCCGGGCGCTTGGGGGTGGTGGTCGAGCAAACCGCCAAATCGTTGACAACGCCTTGCGTGAAGGTTTTTTACTCAACCAAGTCCCAAATGCGCATCCTGCCGGAGGTTGTTGATCTGTCGAGGCCCGGGACTACCGAGAAGATTGTGAGCAGAGAAGAGCCTGCCAAATGGAAGTTCACTGATCTGGATGAGCTCTGGTCGGGAACGCCAGGGAACTACTGA
- a CDS encoding DUF6806 family protein — MSRFNASFEIHVHGQVVLRPEVTYLQLQDALKPLWRYAGSKSLADAAKSSYEDEPGIHLNPHEHILQMCWTVPGEDDFRQTLDEVCMNLNDLASAGAAIEVTFYDAEFDEEEGAPGSESRDDFVMLFVGPDPAAIMQVQRDILVQDMVNLMERHFDGAELGGVVSEIDKLFAQRFDDLVNSLEIGKPPRGSGGSSSGHGGGRKPRHLH; from the coding sequence ATGTCACGATTCAACGCCTCGTTCGAAATTCACGTCCACGGCCAAGTCGTGTTGCGGCCGGAGGTCACCTACCTCCAACTCCAAGATGCTCTCAAGCCACTTTGGCGTTACGCAGGTTCGAAGTCACTCGCCGATGCTGCCAAGAGCAGCTACGAGGACGAACCCGGCATTCATCTCAATCCGCACGAACATATCTTGCAAATGTGTTGGACGGTGCCTGGCGAGGATGATTTTCGGCAGACGCTGGACGAGGTATGCATGAATCTGAATGACCTCGCCTCGGCCGGCGCGGCCATCGAGGTTACTTTTTATGATGCGGAGTTCGACGAGGAAGAGGGCGCGCCCGGCTCCGAGTCGAGAGACGATTTTGTGATGCTATTTGTGGGGCCGGACCCTGCTGCCATCATGCAAGTTCAGCGTGACATTCTCGTGCAGGACATGGTCAATTTGATGGAGCGTCATTTTGATGGTGCCGAATTGGGCGGTGTCGTTTCTGAAATCGACAAGTTATTTGCCCAGCGGTTCGATGATCTCGTGAATTCTTTGGAAATCGGGAAACCGCCCCGCGGCTCGGGCGGCTCGTCCTCCGGTCATGGTGGCGGCAGAAAACCACGGCACCTGCATTAA